From the genome of Actinacidiphila yeochonensis CN732, one region includes:
- a CDS encoding SDR family oxidoreductase gives MSTWFITGASRGLGLEIARAALRGGDTVVAAARNPERLPDDLRRSDRVLGVTLDVTRSGEITAAVETAVGRFGRIDVLVNNAGRGLLGALEEITEAEARSLFDLNVFGLINMTRAVLPVMRAAGAGKLVHIGSRSGFEGEPGVSVYSASKFAVAGISEALAAELEPFGIQSMVVEPGVFRTDFLDTTSLSTAAERLPAYAGTPARATLDWIDTANHTQLGDPVKGAALIHEVTSGDRLPGHLALGRDAVERRLVKIRGLQDDLAAWRDRSAATACDDAA, from the coding sequence ATGTCCACGTGGTTCATCACCGGCGCGTCCCGCGGGCTGGGTCTGGAGATCGCCCGGGCCGCCCTCCGGGGCGGTGACACGGTCGTGGCCGCCGCCCGGAACCCGGAGCGGCTGCCGGACGACCTGCGGCGCTCCGACCGGGTCCTCGGCGTCACCCTCGACGTCACCCGGAGCGGCGAGATCACCGCGGCCGTCGAGACGGCCGTGGGGCGTTTCGGCCGGATCGACGTCCTCGTCAACAACGCGGGCCGCGGCCTGCTCGGTGCGCTGGAGGAGATCACCGAAGCCGAGGCGCGCTCGCTGTTCGACCTCAACGTCTTCGGGCTGATCAACATGACCCGCGCCGTCCTGCCTGTCATGCGGGCGGCCGGAGCGGGGAAGCTCGTGCACATCGGCTCCCGCTCCGGCTTCGAGGGGGAGCCCGGGGTGAGCGTGTACAGCGCCTCGAAGTTCGCGGTGGCCGGCATCAGCGAGGCGCTCGCGGCGGAGCTGGAGCCGTTCGGGATCCAGAGCATGGTCGTGGAGCCCGGCGTCTTCCGCACCGACTTCCTCGACACCACCTCGCTGTCGACCGCGGCCGAGCGCCTGCCCGCCTACGCCGGCACGCCCGCCCGCGCCACCCTGGACTGGATCGACACCGCCAACCACACCCAGCTCGGCGACCCGGTCAAGGGCGCCGCCCTGATCCACGAGGTCACCAGCGGGGACAGGCTCCCCGGGCACCTCGCCCTGGGCCGGGACGCGGTCGAACGCCGGCTGGTCAAGATCCGCGGCCTCCAGGACGACCTCGCGGCCTGGCGGGACAGGTCCGCCGCCACGGCCTGCGACGACGCCGCCTGA
- a CDS encoding GH25 family lysozyme, whose protein sequence is MGSSVPAHEGRATGRAATPDTATATTTVPRTQGFDVSNWQGTVDWPAAYSKGARFAYIKATEGTSFHDPQFDANYTNSYYAGFIRGAYHFATPDTSGGKAQADYFTSHGGSWSKDGKTLPPLLDIEYGDGPTCYGLSQSAMRSWIAAFVDEVHAKTARWAAIYTTTDWWTTCTGNTSQFASNDPLFIARYASTPGTLPAGWPYYTFWQHDDSGTFPGDQDYFNGPLTGLRNLADNT, encoded by the coding sequence ATGGGCTCCAGCGTCCCCGCCCACGAGGGCCGCGCCACCGGACGGGCCGCGACCCCCGACACCGCGACGGCCACCACGACCGTGCCGCGGACTCAGGGATTCGACGTCAGCAACTGGCAGGGCACGGTGGACTGGCCGGCCGCCTACAGCAAGGGCGCCCGCTTCGCCTACATCAAGGCCACCGAGGGCACCTCCTTCCACGACCCCCAGTTCGACGCGAACTACACCAACTCCTACTACGCGGGCTTCATCCGCGGCGCCTACCACTTCGCCACCCCGGACACCTCCGGCGGCAAGGCCCAGGCGGACTACTTCACCTCGCACGGCGGCTCCTGGTCCAAGGACGGCAAGACGCTGCCGCCGCTGCTCGACATCGAGTACGGCGACGGCCCCACCTGCTACGGGCTGAGCCAGAGCGCGATGCGCTCCTGGATCGCGGCCTTCGTCGACGAGGTGCACGCCAAGACCGCCCGGTGGGCCGCCATCTACACCACCACCGACTGGTGGACCACCTGCACCGGCAACACCTCGCAGTTCGCCTCGAACGACCCGCTCTTCATCGCGCGGTACGCCTCGACCCCGGGAACGCTGCCGGCCGGCTGGCCGTACTACACCTTCTGGCAGCACGACGACTCGGGCACCTTCCCCGGTGACCAGGACTACTTCAACGGGCCGCTCACCGGCCTCCGCAACCTCGCGGACAACACCTGA
- a CDS encoding helix-turn-helix domain-containing protein, whose product MDCERPSSTPMAEFLRSARARLTPREAGIDDYGPGRRRVSGLRREELARLAGVSVDYYTRLEQGRSRSASAEVLDALAAALRLDDAERSHLHTLARPRPTRRRRPRPQRVHPATWDLLDTLQQAGRPGFVLGRRLDVLAHNQLAGRLITDFRALPAAERNQARFVFLDPHARELYRDWPRVAADTAAMLRLDAGRHPDDPALGALVGDLSIRSAEFRRFWSDNKVHRRTTGTKDYHHPLVGDLTVTYQALTPGDDPDQILFVYGAEPGGPSETSLRLLAQWSGAAAGTGGVTEPAPGGLGGAGR is encoded by the coding sequence ATGGACTGTGAGCGCCCCAGCAGCACGCCGATGGCGGAGTTCCTCCGCTCCGCCCGCGCGCGCCTCACCCCGCGGGAAGCCGGGATCGACGATTACGGCCCGGGGCGGCGCCGGGTGTCGGGCCTGCGCCGGGAGGAACTCGCCCGGCTGGCCGGGGTCAGCGTGGACTACTACACGCGCCTGGAGCAGGGCCGCAGCCGCAGCGCCTCCGCCGAGGTCCTCGACGCGCTCGCCGCCGCGCTGCGCCTGGACGACGCCGAGCGCAGCCACCTGCACACCCTCGCCCGGCCGCGCCCGACCCGGCGCCGCCGGCCCCGCCCGCAGCGCGTCCACCCCGCCACCTGGGACCTGCTGGACACCCTCCAGCAGGCGGGCCGCCCCGGCTTCGTGCTCGGGCGGCGCCTCGACGTGCTGGCCCACAACCAGCTCGCCGGACGGCTGATCACCGACTTCCGCGCGCTCCCCGCCGCCGAGCGGAACCAGGCCCGCTTCGTCTTCCTCGACCCGCACGCGCGCGAGCTGTACCGGGACTGGCCCCGCGTCGCCGCGGACACCGCCGCCATGCTCCGCCTCGACGCGGGCCGCCACCCGGACGACCCGGCGCTGGGCGCCCTGGTCGGTGACCTGTCCATCCGCAGCGCGGAGTTCCGCCGCTTCTGGTCGGACAACAAGGTGCACCGGCGTACGACCGGCACCAAGGACTACCACCACCCGCTCGTCGGCGACCTCACCGTCACCTACCAGGCCCTCACCCCCGGAGACGACCCGGACCAGATCCTCTTCGTCTACGGCGCCGAACCCGGCGGCCCGTCCGAGACCTCGCTGCGCCTGCTGGCCCAGTGGAGCGGCGCGGCGGCCGGTACCGGCGGCGTCACCGAGCCGGCCCCAGGAGGGCTGGGCGGCGCCGGCCGCTGA
- a CDS encoding TIGR03086 family metal-binding protein, protein MADTAGKAPGGGGQVDLGGAARRVAELAAGVGEGRLADPTPSPGMAVRNLLGHLVGLSQGFQYAARKERTEHTGRSPAATVPDVDDDGAWRDELPLLLDGLAEAWRDPAAWEGMTQIGGVELPGGQAGLVALNELVVHGWDLARSTGQPYDAEPAELDLCRELLAASVEQRPIPGLFDVAVEVPPDAPLLDRVIGLSGRDPSWRP, encoded by the coding sequence ATGGCGGACACGGCGGGGAAGGCCCCGGGCGGGGGCGGTCAGGTGGATCTGGGCGGGGCGGCGCGCAGGGTCGCGGAGCTGGCCGCGGGCGTGGGGGAGGGGCGGCTGGCGGACCCGACACCCAGTCCGGGGATGGCGGTGCGCAACCTGCTTGGGCACCTGGTCGGCCTCAGCCAGGGGTTCCAGTACGCGGCCCGCAAGGAGCGGACCGAGCACACGGGACGCAGCCCCGCGGCCACCGTGCCGGACGTGGACGACGACGGCGCCTGGCGGGACGAACTCCCGCTGCTGCTCGACGGGCTGGCGGAGGCCTGGCGGGATCCGGCGGCCTGGGAGGGGATGACGCAGATCGGCGGGGTGGAGCTGCCCGGCGGGCAGGCCGGGCTGGTGGCGCTGAACGAACTGGTCGTCCACGGCTGGGACCTGGCCCGGTCCACCGGCCAGCCCTACGACGCGGAGCCGGCGGAGCTGGACCTCTGCCGGGAGCTGCTGGCGGCCTCGGTGGAGCAGCGGCCGATCCCCGGGCTGTTCGACGTCGCCGTCGAAGTGCCGCCGGACGCGCCGCTGCTGGACCGGGTGATCGGACTCAGCGGCCGCGACCCGTCCTGGCGCCCCTGA
- a CDS encoding S53 family peptidase, producing MASLATLAGSLVLAGPSQAAAPTPSARTISGSHPSWATASADAGTLSSGTELTGTVYLAGQDAAGLTAYATSVSDPGSADYGTFLTPAQYDARYGTTQAQISAVQKWLRDAGLTITGTTQHAITVKGTNAAVTKAFGTSVHNYTVSGKLRHAPAHDVVVPGSIAADILGVVGFTSAGDNVVKPDSQRVDTTAPTGAKSGGGLSTTATCSDYWGQKTATGAPQGYTDKPVSYDQCSLVPSQLRKAYGIDTSKLTGKGATIAIVDAYASSTMQADANQYAVNHGDKAFKAGQYKEVVDSSQWNSQDACGGPEGWAPEEALDVEMAHGLAPDANVVYVGANSCEDTDLLDAISTIVDHHLADVISNSWGEVMHTTDDTDVTASEIAAYEQVFKQAAVEGITVGFSAGDCGDSSPLAAATGANCQANTSRAQANWPDSDPWVTSVGGTALGIADKSGSYGFETDMGTLRSLLSADGKSWTPSVPAPFYFGGGGGTSEDFAQPSYQRGVVPSSVSHTLMTGAKSRTAQRVTPDVSMVGDLYTSVSVGLSDGAAYSEGGYGGTSVSSPEFAAVQADAIQAAHHALGFANPAIYARSNVFTDVVDHQAQVSKTPLSSVADFGLSNGVLNAKLVAFGQDTSLNAVRGYDVATGVGSPNLSYLRSFSTSQR from the coding sequence GTGGCATCGCTTGCCACCCTCGCCGGCTCGCTGGTCCTCGCCGGCCCCTCCCAGGCGGCGGCGCCCACCCCGTCCGCCAGGACGATCTCGGGCAGCCACCCCTCCTGGGCCACCGCCTCGGCCGACGCCGGCACGCTGTCCTCGGGCACCGAGCTGACCGGCACGGTCTACCTGGCCGGCCAGGACGCGGCGGGCCTGACCGCCTACGCCACCTCGGTCTCCGACCCCGGCAGCGCCGACTACGGCACGTTCCTGACCCCCGCCCAGTACGACGCGCGGTACGGCACCACGCAGGCGCAGATCTCCGCGGTCCAGAAGTGGCTGCGGGACGCCGGCCTGACGATCACGGGGACCACGCAGCACGCCATCACCGTCAAGGGCACCAACGCCGCCGTCACCAAGGCGTTCGGCACCTCGGTGCACAACTACACCGTGAGCGGCAAGCTGCGTCACGCGCCGGCCCACGACGTCGTCGTCCCCGGCTCGATCGCCGCCGACATCCTCGGCGTGGTCGGCTTCACCTCGGCCGGAGATAACGTTGTCAAGCCGGACTCGCAGCGCGTCGACACGACGGCCCCGACCGGCGCCAAGAGCGGCGGCGGCCTGTCCACCACGGCGACCTGCTCCGACTATTGGGGCCAGAAGACCGCCACGGGCGCGCCGCAGGGCTACACCGACAAGCCGGTGTCGTACGACCAGTGCTCGCTCGTCCCCTCGCAGCTGCGCAAGGCGTACGGGATCGACACCTCCAAGCTGACCGGCAAGGGCGCCACCATCGCCATCGTGGACGCCTACGCCAGCTCCACCATGCAGGCCGACGCGAACCAGTACGCGGTCAACCACGGTGACAAGGCGTTCAAGGCGGGCCAGTACAAGGAGGTCGTGGACTCCTCGCAGTGGAACAGCCAGGACGCGTGCGGCGGCCCCGAGGGCTGGGCGCCCGAGGAGGCGCTGGACGTCGAGATGGCGCACGGGCTCGCCCCTGACGCCAACGTCGTCTACGTGGGTGCGAACTCCTGCGAGGACACCGACCTGCTGGACGCGATCAGCACGATCGTCGACCACCACCTCGCCGACGTGATCTCCAACTCGTGGGGCGAGGTGATGCACACCACCGACGACACCGACGTGACCGCGTCGGAGATCGCCGCGTACGAGCAGGTCTTCAAGCAGGCCGCGGTCGAGGGCATCACCGTCGGCTTCTCAGCCGGCGACTGCGGTGACAGCAGCCCGCTGGCGGCCGCCACCGGTGCCAACTGCCAGGCCAACACCTCCCGCGCCCAGGCCAACTGGCCGGACTCCGACCCGTGGGTGACCTCGGTCGGCGGCACCGCGCTCGGCATCGCCGACAAGAGCGGCTCCTACGGCTTCGAGACCGACATGGGCACCCTGCGGTCCCTGCTGTCGGCCGACGGCAAGAGCTGGACCCCGTCCGTCCCGGCGCCGTTCTACTTCGGCGGTGGCGGCGGCACCAGCGAGGACTTCGCGCAGCCGTCCTACCAGCGCGGCGTCGTGCCCAGCTCGGTCTCGCACACCCTGATGACCGGCGCGAAGAGCCGCACCGCCCAGCGCGTCACCCCTGACGTGTCGATGGTCGGCGACCTCTACACCTCGGTCTCCGTGGGCCTCTCCGACGGTGCGGCGTACAGCGAGGGCGGCTACGGCGGCACCAGCGTCTCCTCCCCGGAGTTCGCCGCCGTCCAGGCCGACGCCATCCAGGCGGCGCACCACGCGCTCGGCTTCGCCAACCCGGCGATCTACGCCCGCTCGAACGTCTTCACCGACGTCGTCGACCACCAGGCGCAGGTCAGCAAGACCCCGCTGAGCAGCGTGGCGGACTTCGGCCTCAGCAACGGTGTGCTGAACGCCAAGCTCGTGGCCTTCGGCCAGGACACCTCGCTCAACGCGGTCCGCGGCTACGACGTCGCCACCGGCGTCGGCTCGCCGAACCTGTCCTACCTGCGGTCCTTCTCAACCTCCCAGCGGTAA